One genomic segment of Pseudomonadota bacterium includes these proteins:
- a CDS encoding phosphoketolase family protein, translated as MNQMPQTAALTPEELHRIDAWWRAANYLSVGQIFLFDNPLLRRPLAPTDVKRMLLGHWGTTPGQNFIYAHLNHAINKHALDMIYVSGPGHGGPAMVANTYLEGTYSEIYPEIGQDEDGLRKLCRQFSFPGGIPSHVSPECPGSIHEGGELGYSLSHAFGAVFDNPDLIVACVVGDGEAETGPLATAWHSNKFLDPVGDGAVLPILHLNGYKIANPTLLARIGREELEQLLCGYGWTPYFVSGHEAAPMHQAMSAALETALGQIRRIQHNARSGNDATRPHWPMIVLESPKGWTGPKVVDGNQVEGTFRAHQVPLHPDAHPEHLQLLEDWLRSYRPEELFDAGGRLAPDIAALSPRGARRMGANPHANGGQLLRDLAMPDFRDYAFEVKTPGVSGPGDTRILAPFLRDVMRLNQQQRNFRVFGPDETVSNGLGALFDATDRQWEAQTGVGDEHLARSGRVLDSMLSEHQCEGWLEGYLLTGRHGLFNCYEAFIHVIDSMFNQHAKWLKVTAHLPWRHRLASLNYLLASHVWRQDHNGFSHQDPGFIDHVVNKKADVVRVYLPPDGNCLLSVMDHCLRSRHYVNVVIAGKHPAPQWLPMDAAAAHCAAGIGTWHWASNDAGSAPDVVMACCGDVPTLETLAAVSILREHLPEVKVRVVNVVDLMRLQPHSAHPHGLNDFDFDSLFTASVPVIFAFHGYPALIHRLTYRRTNHDNIHVRGYMEEGTITTPFDMTVMNELDRFHLVISAIDRLPRTGDRGIALQEKLHDKLREHHGYIREHGEDMPEIRNWRWNAAPGSTHT; from the coding sequence ATGAACCAGATGCCCCAGACAGCCGCGCTCACGCCCGAAGAACTGCACCGGATCGATGCCTGGTGGCGCGCGGCCAACTATCTATCCGTCGGGCAGATATTTCTCTTCGACAATCCGCTGTTGCGGCGACCGCTCGCGCCGACGGACGTCAAACGCATGCTGCTCGGACACTGGGGCACGACGCCGGGGCAGAACTTCATCTACGCGCACCTCAACCATGCGATCAACAAACACGCGCTCGACATGATCTATGTCTCCGGGCCCGGGCACGGCGGGCCCGCGATGGTGGCCAACACCTACCTGGAAGGCACCTACAGCGAGATCTATCCAGAGATCGGGCAGGACGAGGACGGCTTGCGCAAACTCTGCCGGCAGTTCTCCTTTCCGGGCGGCATTCCGAGTCATGTATCGCCCGAATGCCCCGGCTCGATTCACGAAGGCGGCGAGCTCGGCTATTCGCTGAGCCACGCCTTCGGTGCGGTGTTCGACAATCCCGATCTCATCGTCGCCTGCGTCGTGGGTGATGGCGAGGCGGAGACCGGACCGCTGGCGACGGCCTGGCATTCCAACAAGTTTCTCGACCCGGTCGGCGATGGAGCGGTGCTGCCCATCCTGCACTTGAACGGCTACAAGATAGCCAACCCCACCTTGTTGGCCCGCATCGGCCGCGAGGAGCTCGAGCAGCTGCTGTGCGGCTATGGATGGACGCCGTATTTCGTGAGCGGCCACGAAGCGGCGCCGATGCACCAGGCGATGTCCGCCGCGCTCGAAACGGCGCTCGGGCAGATACGCCGCATCCAGCACAACGCGCGCAGCGGCAACGATGCAACGCGGCCTCATTGGCCGATGATCGTGCTCGAATCACCGAAGGGCTGGACCGGCCCCAAGGTCGTGGACGGCAACCAGGTCGAGGGCACGTTCCGCGCGCACCAGGTGCCGCTGCATCCGGACGCGCATCCGGAACATCTGCAATTGCTCGAGGACTGGCTGCGCAGCTACCGGCCCGAAGAGTTGTTCGACGCCGGCGGCCGACTCGCGCCCGACATCGCCGCGTTGTCGCCGCGCGGCGCGCGTCGCATGGGAGCGAATCCGCACGCCAATGGCGGCCAGTTGCTGCGCGACCTTGCGATGCCGGACTTCCGCGACTACGCCTTCGAAGTGAAGACGCCGGGGGTTTCAGGCCCGGGCGACACGCGCATCCTGGCGCCATTCCTGCGGGACGTGATGCGGCTCAACCAGCAGCAGCGCAATTTTCGCGTGTTCGGGCCGGACGAGACGGTGTCGAACGGGCTCGGCGCATTGTTCGATGCGACCGACCGCCAATGGGAGGCCCAGACCGGCGTGGGTGACGAACACCTCGCGCGTTCCGGCCGCGTGCTCGACTCCATGCTGAGCGAACATCAATGCGAAGGCTGGCTCGAGGGCTACCTGCTGACCGGACGGCACGGCCTGTTCAACTGCTACGAGGCCTTCATCCACGTCATCGATTCGATGTTCAACCAGCACGCCAAGTGGCTCAAGGTCACGGCGCATCTGCCGTGGCGCCACCGGCTCGCCTCGCTCAACTACCTGCTCGCCTCACATGTCTGGCGCCAGGACCACAACGGCTTCTCGCACCAGGACCCCGGCTTCATCGATCACGTCGTGAACAAGAAGGCGGACGTCGTGCGGGTCTATCTACCGCCCGACGGCAACTGCCTTTTGTCAGTGATGGACCACTGCCTGCGCAGCCGCCACTACGTGAACGTGGTCATCGCGGGCAAACACCCGGCGCCGCAGTGGCTGCCCATGGACGCCGCCGCTGCGCACTGCGCGGCGGGCATCGGCACATGGCATTGGGCGAGCAACGATGCCGGCTCAGCGCCCGACGTCGTGATGGCCTGCTGCGGCGATGTACCCACGCTCGAGACGCTGGCCGCCGTGTCGATCCTCCGGGAGCATTTGCCGGAGGTCAAAGTGCGCGTGGTCAATGTGGTCGATCTGATGCGGCTCCAGCCGCACTCGGCGCACCCCCACGGACTCAACGACTTCGACTTCGATTCGCTGTTCACCGCCTCGGTGCCGGTGATATTCGCCTTTCACGGGTATCCGGCCCTGATCCACCGGCTGACGTACCGGCGCACGAATCACGACAACATCCACGTGCGCGGTTACATGGAGGAAGGCACCATCACCACGCCTTTCGACATGACGGTGATGAACGAGCTCGATCGTTTTCACCTCGTGATCAGCGCCATCGACCGTCTGCCGCGTACCGGCGACCGCGGCATCGCACTGCAGGAAAAGCTGCACGACAAACTTCGCGAGCACCATGGATACATCCGGGAGCACGGCGAGGACATGCCCGAGATCCGCAACTGGCGCTGGAACGCGGCGCCGGGCAGCACCCATACGTAA
- a CDS encoding universal stress protein — protein sequence MSTFRRILFAVKNPDSRRQRGIDKAIRIARKLGASIELFHAISTPVFLDLQPLTQTSLGELKREALELRRRRLEAHVARANTRGVEVTCKVEWDYPPHEAIVRRADHSGADLIIAECHEGRRLAPWLMHLTDWELLRTSALPVLLLRNTNVYSRPRILAAVDPAHAHAKPARLDTEIVSRGKDLATGLGGSLHAMHACYPAFVGLTLGDPGIDAVTLAETYEQQKRNDRADFKAFADDAKIPRGRRHEIDGDPVYAIPKLARKLRAQVVVMGAVSRSGLKRVFIGNTAERVLSALPCDIFVVKPPRFESRVNGKSRGMRVVVPAPLMPLP from the coding sequence ATGAGCACCTTTCGACGGATCCTGTTCGCGGTGAAGAACCCCGACTCGCGGCGGCAGCGCGGCATCGACAAGGCCATACGCATCGCGAGGAAGCTCGGCGCGTCGATCGAACTCTTCCATGCGATCTCCACGCCCGTGTTCCTCGATTTGCAGCCGCTCACGCAGACATCGCTCGGCGAGCTCAAACGCGAGGCGCTGGAGTTGCGGCGCCGCCGGCTCGAAGCGCATGTCGCGCGCGCGAACACGCGCGGCGTCGAGGTGACCTGCAAGGTCGAATGGGACTATCCACCGCACGAAGCCATCGTCCGCCGCGCCGACCACAGCGGTGCCGACCTCATCATCGCCGAATGCCACGAGGGACGTCGTCTCGCCCCCTGGCTCATGCATCTCACCGACTGGGAGCTGCTGCGGACCAGCGCGCTGCCGGTATTGTTGCTGCGAAATACCAATGTCTACAGCCGGCCGCGAATTCTCGCCGCGGTCGATCCGGCCCACGCGCACGCAAAGCCGGCGCGCCTCGATACGGAAATCGTCTCCCGCGGTAAAGATCTGGCCACGGGACTGGGCGGTTCGTTGCACGCCATGCATGCCTGTTATCCCGCGTTCGTCGGGCTCACGCTCGGAGACCCGGGCATAGATGCCGTGACGCTGGCGGAAACCTACGAGCAGCAGAAGCGCAACGACCGCGCGGACTTCAAGGCCTTCGCTGATGACGCGAAAATTCCGCGCGGGCGCCGCCACGAAATCGACGGCGATCCCGTGTACGCCATTCCCAAACTGGCCCGCAAGCTGCGCGCGCAGGTCGTCGTGATGGGTGCGGTGTCGCGCTCGGGACTCAAACGGGTCTTCATCGGCAATACCGCCGAGCGCGTGTTGAGCGCCCTTCCCTGCGACATCTTCGTCGTCAAGCCACCGCGCTTTGAAAGCCGTGTCAACGGGAAGTCTCGCGGCATGCGAGTCGTCGTGCCTGCTCCGCTGATGCCGCTGCCATGA
- a CDS encoding PilZ domain-containing protein → MSSSAEHRWGQRVPANVAVVITRDGCVRGVGRVSDVSLSGALLTTALEVPVHADISVSLPGENAEPREIPACVVRSQSGSLAIEWRDMASPQVMAFIRGIAPDGAGLETRDPCAA, encoded by the coding sequence ATGAGTAGCTCGGCCGAACATCGGTGGGGCCAGCGCGTACCGGCCAACGTTGCAGTGGTGATCACGCGCGACGGCTGCGTGCGCGGCGTCGGACGCGTGAGCGATGTCAGCCTGAGCGGCGCGCTGCTCACCACGGCGCTCGAGGTCCCGGTGCACGCCGACATCAGCGTCTCGCTGCCGGGAGAAAACGCGGAGCCGCGCGAGATCCCGGCCTGCGTGGTCCGGTCGCAGTCCGGAAGCCTGGCCATCGAGTGGCGCGACATGGCGTCGCCACAGGTCATGGCATTCATTCGAGGCATCGCGCCGGACGGCGCCGGGCTCGAGACGCGCGATCCCTGCGCCGCATGA
- a CDS encoding AraC family transcriptional regulator has product MQPASGAYGDGLAKYFRADSSAHLVTIAPRKPKLAVTRIRRDTPGHGLTSALPPESAFSVLLQLRDSPKRELFIGGRSVYRGGYAARTTSIVDLEQEPTAHLDSPFDVLHFYVSRAALNEISNEHGAPRIATLTCERGVFDPTVWHLGAALLPALERPDEIGAMYADHLLVATHTYFAVAFGGMRVPAHGRRGGLAPWQVRCATDLMIARLGEDISLAEPAAACGLSSNYFARAFKRSVGTPPHRWLLLQRVLRAKSLLRDADRSLTDIAAACGFADQSHFTRVFTGIVGASPGAWRKLVQ; this is encoded by the coding sequence ATGCAGCCGGCCTCAGGCGCCTACGGCGATGGCCTCGCGAAATACTTTCGTGCCGACTCGAGCGCACACCTCGTCACCATCGCGCCGCGAAAGCCGAAGCTCGCCGTAACCCGCATCCGGCGCGACACGCCGGGCCACGGCCTGACATCCGCCCTGCCGCCGGAGTCCGCGTTCTCCGTCCTGCTGCAGCTGCGGGATTCACCCAAGCGCGAGCTGTTCATCGGCGGGCGTTCGGTCTATCGCGGCGGTTATGCCGCACGGACCACCAGCATCGTCGATCTCGAGCAGGAGCCGACCGCGCATCTGGATAGCCCGTTCGACGTGCTGCATTTCTACGTGTCGCGCGCGGCGCTCAACGAGATCTCCAACGAACACGGCGCGCCGCGCATCGCCACGCTCACCTGCGAGCGCGGGGTGTTCGATCCCACCGTGTGGCATCTGGGTGCCGCGCTGCTGCCCGCGCTCGAACGTCCCGATGAAATCGGGGCGATGTACGCCGACCACCTGCTGGTGGCGACCCACACCTATTTCGCGGTCGCCTTCGGCGGCATGCGGGTACCGGCGCACGGCCGGCGCGGTGGACTCGCGCCCTGGCAGGTGCGCTGCGCCACCGATCTCATGATCGCGCGGCTCGGCGAGGACATTTCGCTGGCCGAGCCGGCCGCGGCCTGTGGGTTGTCGTCAAACTACTTCGCGCGTGCGTTCAAACGCAGCGTGGGAACACCACCGCATCGCTGGTTGCTGCTGCAACGGGTACTGCGCGCCAAGTCGTTGCTGCGCGATGCCGACCGCTCGCTGACCGACATCGCCGCCGCCTGCGGCTTCGCGGATCAAAGCCACTTCACGCGTGTATTCACCGGCATCGTCGGCGCCAGTCCCGGCGCCTGGCGCAAGCTGGTGCAATAG
- a CDS encoding hydrolase, with protein MTSFKAIRDPVADHLLTPQNAALVIIDFQPVQVASIQSRPKRELVTNITALARIGKLYGLPIVLSTVNVKTGRNQPTIHQITDVLGGVQTFDRTSINAWEDEDFVRAVKATGRKKLIMAALWTEVCLVHPALDAIREGFEVYPVIDCVGGTSPEAHDLGVLRLVQAGAKPVGWVQLICELQRDWNREKTTAGFADILFAVEGH; from the coding sequence ATGACTTCGTTCAAGGCCATCCGCGATCCGGTTGCCGATCACCTGCTCACGCCGCAGAACGCCGCGCTGGTGATCATCGATTTCCAGCCGGTACAGGTCGCGTCGATCCAGTCCCGCCCGAAGCGCGAACTGGTCACCAACATCACCGCGCTCGCGCGGATCGGGAAACTCTACGGGTTGCCGATCGTGCTCTCCACGGTGAACGTGAAGACCGGCCGCAACCAGCCCACCATTCACCAGATCACGGACGTGTTGGGCGGCGTGCAGACCTTCGACCGGACATCCATCAATGCGTGGGAGGACGAGGATTTCGTGCGTGCCGTGAAGGCCACGGGCCGCAAAAAACTCATCATGGCGGCGCTCTGGACTGAAGTCTGCCTCGTCCATCCCGCGCTCGATGCGATCCGGGAAGGTTTCGAGGTCTATCCAGTCATCGACTGCGTGGGAGGCACCTCTCCCGAAGCGCATGACCTAGGCGTGCTGCGGCTCGTGCAGGCCGGCGCGAAACCGGTCGGCTGGGTGCAGCTCATCTGCGAGCTGCAACGCGACTGGAATCGCGAGAAGACCACGGCCGGATTCGCGGACATCCTGTTTGCCGTCGAAGGGCACTGA